A part of Gossypium hirsutum isolate 1008001.06 chromosome A07, Gossypium_hirsutum_v2.1, whole genome shotgun sequence genomic DNA contains:
- the LOC121231941 gene encoding 1-aminocyclopropane-1-carboxylate oxidase 1, producing the protein MAIPVIDLAELHGDKRSKTMTSLHEACEKWGFFQVDNHGVDKKLMEKVKEMVNDYYDENLKEKFYESEMTKSLNKNEKISDMDWESTFFICHHPNSNINQIPNITKQLCETMEEYIAQLIKLAETLSELICENLGLDHNHIKQTFSGTKGPSIGTKVAIYPQCPNPDLVRGLREHTDAGGIILLLQDDQVPGLEFLKDGQWFRIPPSKNNTIFINTGDQIEVISNGKYKSVLHRVMAEKQGNRLSIATFYNPGSDAVISPAPELLYPGNYQFGDYLKLYSTTKFLEKGPRFESMKMTMVNGHHG; encoded by the exons ATGGCAATTCCAGTGATAGATCTTGCTGAGCTCCATGGTGACAAAAGGAGCAAAACAATGACTTCTCTTCATGAAGCTTGTGAGAAATGGGGCTTCTTTCAG GTTGATAACCATGGAGTTGATAAGAAGTTAATGGAGAAGGTGAAAGAGATGGTGAATGATTACTATGATGagaatttgaaagaaaagttTTATGAATCGGAGATGACTAAAAGTTTGAACAAGAATGAGAAAATCTCCGACATGGATTGGGAAAGTACTTTCTTCATTTGCCACCATCCAAATTCTAACATCAATCAAATCCCAAACATAACTAAGCAACTATG TGAAACAATGGAGGAATACATAGCACAACTGATTAAACTAGCTGAAACCCTATCGGAGCTGATATGCGAAAATCTAGGACTAGACCACAACCACATAAAGCAAACATTCTCCGGCACCAAAGGCCCCTCCATCGGCACCAAAGTGGCTATATACCCACAATGTCCTAACCCAGACCTCGTCCGTGGTCTCCGAGAGCACACCGATGCCGGTGGCATAATCTTACTTCTCCAAGACGACCAAGTCCCTGGCCTCGAATTCCTCAAGGACGGTCAATGGTTTAGAATCCCACCGTCGAAAAACAACACCATATTCATCAACACCGGCGACCAAATCGAAGTGATTAGCAATGGGAAGTACAAGAGTGTGTTGCATCGTGTAATGGCTGAGAAACAAGGGAATAGGCTTTCCATTGCTACGTTTTATAACCCTGGTAGTGATGCTGTGATTTCGCCGGCACCGGAATTGTTGTACCCGGGAAATTACcagtttggggattatttgaaaCTATATTCGACTACTAAGTTTTTGGAGAAAGGACCAAGGTTTGAATCGATGAAGATGACGATGGTTAATGGTCACCATGGTTGA